The segment GCGTCCAGCCGGGGCAGGGTCGCCCGCGGCCAGGTCCCGCCGAGGCCCCGAACGACGACGTCGTGGTCATGGACCCACTGCAGATGCACGAACCGGTTGGCCAGCGGCGGGCTCAGCTCCCAGCCGTCGGCCGCCGAGGAGCGCGGGTTGGCGGCTGCCACGATGCGCACCCCGGGCGGCAGCCGCAGCGCGCCGATCCGACGTTCCAGCACGAGTCGCAGCAGGGCCGCCTGCACCGCCGGGGGAGCGGTGGACAGCTCGTCCAGGAACAGCAGTCCCCGCCCGGCCCGTACCAGCCGCACCGCCCAGTCCGGCGGGGCCATCGGGACGCCCTGCACCGCCGGATCGTCGCCCAGGACGGGCAGGCCGGAGAAGTCGGACGGCTCGTGGACGCTCGCGATCACGGTGGTCAACGGCAGGTCCAGGGCACTGGCGAGCTGGGTGAGGGCCGCCGTCTTGCCGATGCCGGGCTCGCCCCACAGCAGCACCGGAAGATCGGCGGCCACGGCCAGGGTCAGCGCCTCCAGCTGGACGTCGGAGCGTGGTTCGGTGGTCGAGTCGCGCAGCAGGGCCGACAGGGCGTCGGCAACGGCGAGTTGGGAGGAGAGGGGAGGGCCTGCGGGCAGGGGAGTGGAAACGTACGAGGTCATGGGTGATCACCTGAGGAGTGTGAAGTGGACTGGAATGAAAGCGAGTTCAGAAGAAGGTGACGGGACGGGCCTGCCGCCGGGTGGGGCGGCGGCCTCGGCCGGTGCGGCGGCTCGGGTGGGGGGAGGTTTCGCCGGGGTCGGTCAGGCCGGCCCGGTACAGCCCGTAGGCGATGCGCCGCTCGGCGGCCGCCGTGAGCTCGTCCCGCAGCGGCCCCTCGCGCAGCACGGCACCGGGACCCAGCAGGCCCTCGACCACGGCCAGGGCGCCTTCGGTGTCACCGTGGTCCAGCCGTTCCCGCACACCGGCCAGGCAGTCGGGGCGCCGGTGCGCCTCGTCGATGACCCGCAGACAGGGCAATGGCGGTCCGCCGAGCGCGGCCAGCAGCTCCTCGCGCCGGATCTCGTCCGGATGGTGGTCCAGCGGTACCAGGACTCCGTCGACCAGGCCGATCCGGTGCGTGGCTCCCCCGCACTCCACCCGACGTGCCCGATCCACCGGATCCGGATCGCGGAGCGCGCCGGGCGCCGGGTGACCGGGGACCAGTGCGGCCGCGACCAAGGGATGCAGCCGGTCCGCGCCGATGAGTCCGGCACG is part of the Streptomyces puniciscabiei genome and harbors:
- a CDS encoding AAA family ATPase is translated as MTSYVSTPLPAGPPLSSQLAVADALSALLRDSTTEPRSDVQLEALTLAVAADLPVLLWGEPGIGKTAALTQLASALDLPLTTVIASVHEPSDFSGLPVLGDDPAVQGVPMAPPDWAVRLVRAGRGLLFLDELSTAPPAVQAALLRLVLERRIGALRLPPGVRIVAAANPRSSAADGWELSPPLANRFVHLQWVHDHDVVVRGLGGTWPRATLPRLDAERLPEAVAFARRAVCQFLVARQGLVHRLPSGESRRGGAWPSPRSWEATLRLIAFATAAGSSRDVLSLLVRGTVGDGPGLELLASLDRMDLPDPETLLADPVGAELPERGDLRQAVLDGVVAAVRGRPERARWDAAWALLVRAMETGAPDVVVVPATTLASLRRDDWAVPAAIERLAGVVSLSRRADQAARTAGTRR